In the genome of Microcoleus vaginatus PCC 9802, the window GGATATTTATCCTGCTGGGCTACTTTTTATTGAAATATGCTATAATACTAAATCCGGCTTAATTACTCCCTTTATCTGTCAGTCTGCGGAGGCGCACTTCGTGTGTTTAGTAGCGGTTTCAACCACCGAATGATACGCAGAATGATAAAGGGAGTAGCTAACCTGGATTTGGTATAATAACTACAGAGTAATGAAATCGGTAGCAGTGAGAATACCGGGGGTAATACCGTTAAGCTTCGCCAACAATTGATTGGTGTCCGTCACAGTAATCAAAGTTTGATTGTTGCTGGAAGTAATACTGAGTTGATTAAAACTCAAACCCGAATTCAAGCCAATTAAATCCTCTCCATTGCGGAAATCATTAATGATGTCGCTACCCAAACTTTGATTTAGGGAAAACACATCATTTCCCGAACCACCAGTCAAAGTATCGTCCCCAACATCTCCGGAAAGGAAATCGTCCCCAGCACCGCCGCTGAGAATATCATTACCTTTGCCGCTGTAGAGGGTATCGTTACCGATGTCGCCACAGAGCACATCGTTGTCATTGCCACCGAAGAGCAAGTCGTTGCCCTCACCGCCATCGAGACTGTCGTTTTCTTTGCCGCCGTAGAGGGTGTCATTTCCCCCCTCGCCAAAAATCAGGTCTGCACCTTCATTGCCAAAGGCAATATCGTTGCCGTTTCCGGCATTAATTGTGTCATTTCCTAAGTTGCCTAAAATGTAGTCATCGCCATCTTCACCCAGCAAGATATCGTCATCTTTACCGCCGAAAATGCTGTCGTTACCAACGCCGCCGGCAACTGTATCATTGCCGAGATCTCCCCTCAACAAGTCGTCGCCCTCGGCATCTACCACAGTGTCAGGATCTTTGCCAGCGTAGATGGTATCGTTGCCAGCGCCGCCAGAGATGAAATCGGTGCCTTCATTGCCAAAGATTGAATCGTTATCTGCCCCGCCGTCAATGTTGTCATTGCCGCCCATACCGTAGAGAGTATCGTTGCCGGTAAGTCCATTAATCGAGTCGTTGATGCCGCCACCCATGATGAAATCGGTACCTTCGCCACCGTTAATAGTTTGTTGGACGGGGTTGGGGGTGATGGTGGCAGGATCTAGTTGCGGGGCGTTGAGGCTATCGAGTAGGCAATCATCTACGGCCGGAGTGGGAGTCGGCGCGGGTGTCGGTGTCGGCGTTGGTGTGGGAGTCGGTGTTGGTGTGGGAGTCGGTGTTGGTGTGGGAGTCGGTGTTGGAGTTGGAGTCTCAGTTGGAGTTGGAGTCTCAGTTGGAGTTGGAGTAGGAGTAGGAGTCGGCGTCGGAGTCTCCGTGGGAGTCTCCGTGGGAGTCGGCGTTGGAGTCGGCGTTGGAGTCGGCGTTGGAGTCTCAGTTGGAGTCGGCGTCGGAGTCTCAGTTGGCGTGACTGTAGCGTTAAATTCGTAAGCGCCAATATCCACGATCGCACTTCCGTTATTATCACCATCTTGAGGGCGACTCACACCGCGCTGATCCGCAGCCGGCGCGCCCGCACCAGTACCGGTATCAATTGCCGGACTTCCTGTTAGCAGCGGCAGCACGAAAGCGCCGTTAATATTTTCCAAAGGGCCAAGTAAGGGGTCTGCGATCGTAATACTTGCCGTAACATTACTATCATTAGGATCTCCCACGGTCAGTTTAGCGGGAAATTGAAGATTGTTTCCCCCATCGATGAGCTCCCGTCCAGTGTGCTGCCTATTTTTAAAAGGATTACTTGCCGTATTCCTATCAAAAATCGAATTCTTGACAGTAATTGGCGATTTCACACGATCGTTAAAAGTAGCAATACCTCCCGAATATTCCCCAGCGATATTTTTAGCAAAAGTCGAATTGACGATATTAGTCGAAAAAGAATCTCTGTTGCCAACAACCATTCCTCCACCCTGCTTAGCAGCGCTGTTGCCGGAAAATGTACTGTTAACTACGCTGATGTTTCCATTTTCACCCAACCACAAGCCGCCGCCGTTATCATCGGCTGTGTTGTTGGCAAAGGTGGAGTTTGTCACTGTCAAATCGACATTGCCGTGGCGGACGCCACCGCCGGAGCCTCCCGACCCCGCTGCATTTTTGACAGCTTTGTTGTTAATAAAAGTGCTATTTTCCAAGACCACTTTATCTTGCAAATAACCAAACAAAAAGGCTGCGCCTCCTTCTCCTGTCCCGATATTGCCATCAAAAACG includes:
- a CDS encoding DUF4347 domain-containing protein, with translation MSSTFATNMDSQSVLRNAGSKSLLFIDSGLDDYQTLAGGVLPGTEIIILDKNGNGVEQITAKLQTISAAGETVDQVHVFSHGNSGSLQLGSATLNSDNLSQYESQLQEWRNALSDKADIVLYGCDVAAGSGSDFVDRLGELTGADIAASSDRTGRGGNWNLEFAKGDIEAPLALTPDAMADYQGALATITVTNSNDSGPGSLRDAIATAVAGDTIQFASTLASQTITLTSGQLVINKNLTIDAVGAANLTISGNNTSRVIRTEGATNVTLKNLIIANGKVSGTDPNNEATSAGGGIQTGGNSTLTLENCQVNNNVAGFAGGIYTGFRSTTNVINSKFSDNDGSLANNTERGGGAIATKSGGVLTIQDSEFTNNKGSYGGAVNNLLGTMTIENSKFTGNRTDKGPGGAVYVDGANASGPNATPGPVAGNIGIRNSVFDGNIGTGEGGAAFLFGYLQDKVVLENSTFINNKAVKNAAGSGGSGGGVRHGNVDLTVTNSTFANNTADDNGGGLWLGENGNISVVNSTFSGNSAAKQGGGMVVGNRDSFSTNIVNSTFAKNIAGEYSGGIATFNDRVKSPITVKNSIFDRNTASNPFKNRQHTGRELIDGGNNLQFPAKLTVGDPNDSNVTASITIADPLLGPLENINGAFVLPLLTGSPAIDTGTGAGAPAADQRGVSRPQDGDNNGSAIVDIGAYEFNATVTPTETPTPTPTETPTPTPTPTPTPTPTETPTETPTPTPTPTPTPTETPTPTETPTPTPTPTPTPTPTPTPTPTPTPTPTPAPTPTPAVDDCLLDSLNAPQLDPATITPNPVQQTINGGEGTDFIMGGGINDSINGLTGNDTLYGMGGNDNIDGGADNDSIFGNEGTDFISGGAGNDTIYAGKDPDTVVDAEGDDLLRGDLGNDTVAGGVGNDSIFGGKDDDILLGEDGDDYILGNLGNDTINAGNGNDIAFGNEGADLIFGEGGNDTLYGGKENDSLDGGEGNDLLFGGNDNDVLCGDIGNDTLYSGKGNDILSGGAGDDFLSGDVGDDTLTGGSGNDVFSLNQSLGSDIINDFRNGEDLIGLNSGLSFNQLSITSSNNQTLITVTDTNQLLAKLNGITPGILTATDFITL